The proteins below are encoded in one region of Methanomassiliicoccus luminyensis B10:
- a CDS encoding NfeD family protein — MPLEQMLALAMIIIGIIMLLIEASAPGNFVVVPATVLVIVGFFGLVVPDLFFSWYSPLIALLVLIPATLLTVRFYQKMSPIAPPETVVATSLIGRTGVVTTMVKPGNIRGKVRIEGDDWSATADECIEPGTRVQVVSSEGVHVHVAAVADQGAAGADCTE; from the coding sequence ATGCCATTAGAACAGATGCTCGCACTGGCGATGATCATCATCGGCATAATCATGCTGCTGATCGAGGCTTCCGCGCCAGGTAACTTCGTCGTCGTCCCAGCAACAGTGCTGGTCATAGTGGGCTTCTTTGGCCTGGTGGTCCCGGACCTGTTCTTCAGCTGGTATTCTCCGCTGATCGCGCTCCTGGTGCTCATCCCCGCAACCCTGCTGACAGTAAGGTTCTACCAGAAAATGTCACCGATAGCGCCGCCGGAGACGGTGGTAGCGACCTCCCTGATCGGAAGGACCGGCGTCGTGACGACAATGGTGAAGCCTGGGAATATCAGGGGAAAGGTCCGGATCGAGGGCGACGACTGGAGCGCCACCGCCGATGAGTGCATCGAGCCGGGCACCAGAGTGCAGGTCGTTTCCAGCGAGGGAGTGCACGTGCATGTCGCAGCCGTCGCCGACCAGGGCGCCGCGGGTGCCGACTGCACAGAGTAA